GGTGGGAGAGCTGGATGGGGCTGAGCActggctgcagggggtggtgggCTCGCTGTCGGAGCCCGCCACCATGAggagcccagaggaactccgcagGGACCTCCAGGAGATCAGCTGCTTGGAGAACCAGGTCCTGTTGTGGGGCATCAAGCTCCAAGCCCTGcgggaggagatggggagagagcCCTCTGCAGAGCACGTGATGGCTGGGAAGATTCAGAGCAAGGTGGAGATGATGGAGGAGAAGTGAGTCCTGGGGAAACAGGACTGGGAACTGGACTACGGGGAGCACAGGCTGCTGGAGTGGGAGGTAGTGTCAGGGGATGTGAGGAAGAGATGAGGTTGGAGGAGTGTGAGGGGATTCCCCCCTCTGGGGAGGATGTGGCATCGGAGAGGTGAGAGGGGATCCCCTGAGGGCAGCCTTGAGGAATGGGAGGGGACAGTGGTGTCAGAGGGGTGGGAGACCTCCAATGGGACGACCTTGGGGGATGGAAGGGGGTGGCTGTGTCAGTGGGTTGGGAGCCCCCTGGAGGGCAGCATTGGGGAATGGCAGCACTGAAGGGTCGGGAGGGGATTTCCCTGCAGTGGGAAGGAGGATCCCCCTGCGGcgctgcctctccgtgtgctccTGCCCCACTGCTGCGTTTGCTGTGCCAGGTTGGGGTGCGTGCGGGCGGCCCTGCAGCGGCGGGCGGAGGACCTGCGCGATTCCCTGGTGCTGTCTGAGTTCCTGCAGAATGTGCAACAGGAGGAGGTGCTGAGCCAGGGGAACAGCACGCTGGTGAGGATTGAGTGGGGATGGGCCTAGACTCGGGCCCCCATTGGGAATCCCATCCCTGCTGGGTCAGTCTGGGTGGAGGGGCCCTACTGCTGACTGAGTGAGGtcaggggttgggtgggggatAACTGGAACCCCTCGCTTTCCAGCGTCACCCCCAGCAGCTGCCAGTGTTTGctctgaggtggggggaggcacaGTGGCCACTGACCTCAATCCTGGGGAATGGCTGAGATCAGCAACCCTGAGTGCATGGTGAGGAGGCTCCACGGGACCCCTCGCAGGCCAGGTGGTGCCAGAATCACCCCACGtgtcccggtctctctctaaagcTCCAGCATCCCTGTGTGTTTGCTTTAGCCAGGGACCAGCAGGCTGGGCTCCCAGGAGCCTGTGCACCTCCCCTTGGCCCAGGCTGGGCAGCAGCTGAGCCGTGAGGACATGAGCAGCCCCCTGGGTGAGCTGCAGGAGGCTGTGGAGATGCTGAACAACGTGGTGAAGGAGCGGGAGCGAGTCATGGAGGCAGCAGCTGAAACTGAGAGTCTGGAGCGCCTGGTAAGGGATCTGGCGTGAGGAGCCTTTGACGGAGAAGGAGGGGGGTAACACACCACTAGTGGCCATGCGGAGCACGGCTGGCTCAGTCAGAGGTGAGGGCAGAACAGTAGAGTCTGACTGAAGGGGGGCTCCTATGCATAGTGCCAGCCTGAGAGAGTAGGGTCTAGTACAGGGGTGACCAACCTGCAGCtccggagccgcatgcggctcttcagaagttaatatgcggctccttgcataggtaccgactccagggctggagctacaggtgccaactttccagtgtgctggggggtgctcactgctcaaccccctgctctgccccaagccctgcccccacttcaccccttcccccgagcctgccatgccctcgctctcCCCCCCTCTGCACCAGAGCCTCCGGCACACCAGGtaacagctgattgtggcgggTGAGAGGCGTGGGGAGGAagtgggaggcactgattggtggggctgacggtgggcaggaggcgctgcaggttggagtggggggagctgctggggggctgctgaggtattattgtggctctttggcaatgtacattggtaaattctggctccttctcagcctCAGGCTGGCCGCCcctggtctagtgattagagcagggggctgggagccaggactcctgggttctattcctgaccctGGAAGAGGAGTGTGtcctagagcaggggactgggagacaggactcctgggtcctatacCTGTCCCTAGGAGTGGAGTCtgtcctagtggttagagcagggggttgggagccaaGGCTGAGGCAGCTGATGCTAGTGCTGCACAGTTATCCCTATTCTTTTTTTGCGCCCCGCAGCTAGCTAGCATCCGTGTGAGGACAAGGAGCATCTCTGAAGGGAGCTCACACTGGGGTTCACCTCACTTTTCTCTCTCCCAGCTTGCCAGAGTCTTTCCACGCATGGAGGCCATTCGATGCAGAGCGGAGGCTCTGGCCCGTGATATCGCCCAGGTGGAGAGTGGCTTTGTCACAGTGAAGAGTGAGCTGGAcctgcaggggctgcaggggctgcagagccagcagcaggAGATGGAGGTGAGTCCCAGAGACTGCGCCGCTCTGACTTGCCATGGTAAGTGGAGTCACCGATGGCCTGTACTGGCTTCCTGGGAGCCTTGCAGTGCCCTGGCATGTTGGAGCTAGGGGTTACCAAGGGTGTCAGGAGTAGAGACGAGGTCACCTCAGGGAGACTCTAGCCCTCAGGCCCAAGAGCCATAAGCCCTGGCCTTTTATGGAGGGCTCACTGGAATTTTCCAGCTGTCTCTAGGCCTTTCCTGTCAACTCCCCCTGTggccaggcagggagaggggaagggattgcGTCAGCCCCTGTGTGCCAAGGTCTGGCTGCCAACAACTCACACATCTTTCCATTCTGCATCCCCATGGAGGGAACCAGCTCCATGCAGAGCAGAGTGGAACTGTCTGCTGGGAAACCTGGATCCCTCTTcaccctgctgctcccccatcccctgctcccccaccccctgctccccacaaatCACAgatcccctgctcccccaccctctGCGCCCCACAGCCTGCTCCCTCATCTCCTGCTCCCCCACAGAGCACAGCTCCCCTTGTGCCCcgacagcctgcacccccatcccctgtacccccatcccctgcaccccacagagcacagctccccctgctccctcatcctctgctcccccatcccctgctcctcaCAGAGCACAGCTCCTCCTGTGCCACCACAGCCTgctcccctgtcccctgctccccacaaagCACAGCTCCCCTGGTCTCCCACaacctgctcccccaccccctgcaccccacagagcacagctccccctgcttccccatcccctgctcccctaCCCCCTTCTTCCCCATCCTCTGCTCCCCCACGCCCTGCACCCTGCAGAGCACAGCTCTCCACAGAGCATATCTccccctgcactcccatcccctgtcGCACAGGAGAGATGATAAAGTAGAGGCTGCTCCCATGGTCAGGGGCTCAGTGCTCTGAGCTGTATGCAGGAGGATCAGGTGTGGGTCCTAACTCTCTACATTGCATTTCCTGCGATGCTGAAGGGATTCAGCCTGGTGGCCTAGTGGCTAATGTCTGCCCCTGTCATGCAGGGGGCCTGGGTTTGGGTGCCATCTCTAGGTGCCAGTGCCTGAGGGAGTCAGCCCAGTGCTTTGCCCTGCCATGTTGATTCCCAACCCTGATCTTTTTCCccaagtgggaggggaaggaaacaaCTTGGCAAGCCAAGTAGGCAGGGTTGCCTCGGTCCCCTCCTGTCTTCAGGCAGAGAGGCAGAAAAACACTCCCCcatggggaagggagctgggagccccctgCCAAGAGGGTCTCTTTTACGTGTCCCGAGTCCTTTTGTTTTATGTCCCCTAGTTCAACATGTccgaggtgctggagggggacgtggaggagctggagaaggcagTCATCCACTTGGAAAAGCTCTGCCCAGCTCGGATGCATGACATGGGCCCAGAGATCCAGGGGACGCTGCAGGCCTGGGAGGAGCTGCAAAAGCTGGTGCTGGAGAACAAGGGCCATGTGCAGCAGGCCGGTCGGCTGCAGCAGTTCTTTGGAGATTACTTAGCCATGATGTAAGTGGCTGCAGCCTGCATGGCGTCTTCCCTTCCAACTGCCTTTGTgatccagccagccctgcctgtaAAGTTGGGATCCAGGGAGGACAGCCTGAGGGCTGGTGCTCAGCTTGGGGTTCACAAGTGTCTGGCCAGGTGTTGCTCTCTGGGGAGCAGACTGGGGAGGTGCAAGGGGAGCTGAAATAGCTCCCTGGGGAAAGTCAGATGTCCAGAGAACCCCAGGATGTTTGCCACTCTTCTGTCGCTCCCCAGGCTTCCCCATCGTCTCCTGGCCCTTGCCTTTCCCTTCCTCCCGTATTTTCCCTCAGCCTCCAGCCCTcacattctccctctctctgcccccatgCCTTCCTGGGCTCGCCGCAGAGCCTGATGGTGGCCATCGTCCCCGAAGGCAGCCCGGCTGTAGTCCCAGTGAGAACTATGGGTGACGTCTGTGCTTGGGAAGCCGGAGCGCCACCAGCACAGCTGTAGGGAAATGGCAGCGGGCAGCCTGCGGTTTCAGTCGCACTGAGAGCAATGGGAGGCGATGGCAGAAATTCGCAGGAAAGCTGCAGGAGTCCATGGGAAGCGTTAACAACACACCAAGCGCCACAACAGTCGCAGTCGCATCCTGTCAGGTGGCAGCTCTGTTCATGCctcagaggggggtgggggaactccctgctgcagagaCTGAGTTAGAGCATGGCCATTTCCTCTGCCTTCCTTGCTGGCCAAACCCATGGAGCAGGGGGCCAGTCACTGAAGGGACGTTCTCTGGATAGTTTGACCTAGCGGAGAATCAAACCCTGGCATGGAAGATCCGGCTCAGCCTGCAGCCTGGAGGGAGTTCCTCACCTGTGCCCTCCTAggacggggtggggagaggggaggagagcacTGGCTACGGTTTGGTTCGGCAGCTGTATTCCCTCCAGTCGTCCCAGTGGCTCCTTATGGCCCTGTCCCCTTGTCTTCGCagctcctggacagaggacacaAGGGCTCAGATCTTTTCGGAGAGCGTGAGTGCTCATGGGCTCCCAGAGACTCAGTGGGAGGAGCTAGAGAGGAAAATTGAGGGCAAGTTCAAGGAGTTTGAGGAGCTGGCATCCACCGGGCAGACGCTGGTGTCCGAGGAGCACTACCTGAGTGAGACGGTAAGCAGGAGGTGGACTGGGGGATGCTTCATGAGCTCCCCATTGAAAACCCTGGGGGCTCAGCCTCTGGCCTGGTACAGGGCAGATGGAACCTGCTGGGTCATCAGAGAGGTGAGTCCTCTGCATAGTGCCCAGCCAAACCATTCGCTTATGGGAGCCCAGTGAGACAGATTTACCAAGAAGCCATTTAGTGCTCAGGGGGAGCCAGCCTCAACCACCCACCCTGCAAGGGGCAGTCAGACCACCCCGCTGGCTGGGGTGGTTACCCATGTGATGGATACTGAACACAGACCTGCTGGGGCTCAGCTTCTTTTCCAGACCTGACCCCAAAGGGCCCATTATGAAGTTGTTCCTGAAGAAAGCACCACTCCCCAGGCCCCAACGAAGGGTTCTCAGCATCCTACGCTCCCCATTGGCTTCTCTGTCCCCGATCCCAGGGTGAAGTTGTGTCTGGGGAGTAGAGGAGGGGAGCTGAAGTTCTCACAGGAGCCCTTGGCATCTTTATTCTCCCCGTAGATAAAGGAACgcctggaggagctgcagagcaTGCTGGGATGGGTGCTGGTGCGCTGGCGAGCACAGAAACACCACTGGGATTCTGGGAACAAGAGTGCTGGCAAAAAGGGCCAAGACGGTCCCGTGGACTCTGTGCTGAGTGTGTCCCCCAGCTGCCAGGTGAGTCCGTAGCTGCTGTGGGACAGTCTGCGAGCAGGGATGGGTCAGGCCGCTGTTTGCTCAGCCCAGCTGAGGCGCCTCTCTTGGCACAATGAAAGGCCTCTGCACAAGGCCAGCATGGGACAGGAGCAGATACACAGGCATTGTGTCCACCAGGGCAAAAATCAGGGAGACTCACATAAACCATGGTGGCTGTTTCCGTCTGGAGAATCTCGGGGAAGCCGTACACCACAGGCCGGCTAGCGGTTAAAGCAGAGGACCAGCAGTCAGGGCTCTTGGGTTCTAGCCCTGGAGCTGCTACTCACTCTGCAGCCTTGagtgactcccagccctgctctgtgcctcagtttccccgcctGCAACACAGGGGTAATGCTCCTGATCCACCTCCCAGAGTGGGGGTGGCGGCTGTGAAGCTGAATTAATTCATGcctgtaaagcacttggagatccgTGCGTCCAGACTGCCTTTGGCATCCAGTGCTGTCATGTACAGAGTGTGAGAGTCCTAGGGCTCCTGCGGGGGAGACCACCAAATCTCACTGCACACCCATAGTACagagaggtgcaggagggggcacagCAGAGTGGAATGGGGGACGGAGGAACCAGGTGTAGGGCAGGGGGGTATCGTGGCACcggggagggaaaggaggtgCACAGGACAGGGGGCAGGCCATTCCCACAACCCCACCTCTTCAGTGTCTTCTATTACTTCCCAGGACCCATGCGCCCAAGCAGCTGTGCCCGGAGCAGATGGCATCCTGGGCCCTAACACTTCTAAAGGGCCTCAGCCCACATTGTGCTCCCTCACCCCACCACAGCTCCAGAGGCAAGAGAGGGAAGTGGCCTCTCCTTCCGCCCCATCTATCCCAGATGCCCTCCGAGGGCTGGAGCAAAGCTGGGAAGATCCTGGGGACTCCACCCCATTGGAGGTGGAAACCACCAAGGAGACTTTAGTTCTGGATCCCTCAGAGTCCCCAGTGCTGCTGGTGCCGCAGCCTGGGCCCAGCAGCCTGGGCGGGACAGTCAACTTGATCCTGAGTATTGGCAAGAAGGGGGAGAAGAAGCTGCAGCTGGCTGGAGCGATGCCGGGGGAAGAGTCCCTGCACAGGGTAGGTGATGTCATGCTGGGGAGACACACGGCTTTGTCAGGGCTGCTAGCTTGTGCTGTGCACAGGAGGCTTGGTGCGAGGGGAGACGGGAGAGACCATGTTTCTCGATAGAGCTGCCTAGGGGAGCTGTGCCCCAGACCAGAGCTTGTCCAACTGCAGGTGAATTCAGGGCTGTGGCTTTGTAGGGCTTGGAAACTGCCAGGTGCACTTGGAAGGGCATGGCAGAGTGGGGGTGTTTCCAGGTGAACCCAGACCCCCGGGGCTGAGGCTGAGCAGCGGAGAGCTCAGGAGATTCTCGGATGAATCAAGAGCGAAGCAGGTGGACTCTCTGGACTAGGGAGCCCCAGCCCCGGTGTCCCTGCCACTCGGGTTGGCAGATACAGCACAAGCTCCCTTGGATTTCAAGCAGGGGGCTGGCCTTTAGCACTGtggccccccttctcccctcctcctcctcgctgtaACAGGCCACCCGCTCTCCTCCCtcaattttctttttgtgtctctCTTTCCCCACACTCAGCTCCCTGGCACTAAACCCTCAGGCTGTAAAACCTTTTGGAAGCGTTGCCAGGGGCTTTTAGGAAACACTTTGGGTAGTTTAAAGCGAAAGAAAAAGCCGTCTCGCCAGCCCGTGGAAGAGGTAACGTCCCAGGGGCTGCATGCCGGGCACAGTGGCTGCATGGCGTGAGCTTGCCCTATACTAACACACCGTCCTGTCCCCGTGAGTCCCTCTGTGTCCTCTCTCTGACACTGCTCCTGGTCCCCGCTGGCTCCTGGCCGAGAGGCCAGGCTAAGGCTTATCCCCCTGCTAGAAGAGCTGCAGCAGTGGAGGGGGTGAACAGGGAGGGCACCATGCCATCCTGATAACCCTGCCATGAGAAATGGCCTCCCAAGGGCTGCCTGGTGTCACAGTACTCCACAGAATGAGGTCAGTGCACCAGCTGGCCCAGGGGGGCTAGGGAATGGGCTACTGAGCCTCTCACCTCTCGGACACCAGTTGCTGTCTGGCCCCTATTGGTAAGTGGTTTCCATCTGCTGGCTGTTGGGAGGTGAAATGAGTCAGAAGGTCTCAGTCCAGTCACCAGGGGGCAGCTCTCCAAACCCACAATCCAGCTGGTGGTGACAAGTCCTGTTGCCAGCctgagcagagaggccaaggcctGAATGTGCCAGGGAGTCCTGGGGCAGACTGGTGGCGGGAGGGTGTGTTGCATGAGCCAGGCCTGTCCTGGGGATACTTAGAGGGCTTCGGGGCTGTGAGGCAGGCACTTTTACCGGTGCTGCTTTCACAcagaattgtgtttgtttaatGCTCCCTATCTTGTGTATTTCTATCCTGAGGGGGTTTCCCGGGAGCTCTTGAAATCGGCAAAAACCCAGCACAGAGAAGCTGAGCAGATCTCAGTGTGCACCATTGCTGGACAGTCACAGGCTTAGGGCAGGTGCTTAGGTGTGAGGCAGGCTTAGGACTCAGTGCTACGTGAGCTGGGCCGGCGCTCGGAAGCAGAGCTGTGACCTGACCAGGGCCCCTACAGAAATAGTTCATTCACTTGAACAGGACAGAGGAACAGGGAGCCAGCCAGAAGACTCAGGGATAGCAGGCAGCATCCAGCCTTGAATTCAGGGAAGTGCTGATCCATTCCCCCCGCCACACAAGGGCGGAGATCTTTGCCAGCATCCTCGCCCAGCCTCAGGCTGTGCAGACCTGCTAAAGAATCTGCCTGTTCCAGTGGGAAAGGCCAGGAAGATCTGTGAGCATGGAAGAGGGGGAGGTGTCTTAGAGCAGGGCTGCCCAACTTATGGCCTGCGGGCTGTACACTGGCCCACCCGAACATTTCATAAGGCCCATGGCCGGTTTGAACACAATATATTAATGGCCGATTCATTAACGTTTTGTCATCATGTGTACATCATTTAGTTTACATGTGTGTGTAAATAGACGATACTGTACATAGAAACACGTatgaaacaagctgaacttaaaatataaatcaatacaggtgactttaaattttattaaaatacgTAGAATGTGTTTGGCCCACAGCAGGTTGTGCGTAGATTTCTGTGGCCCTTCTGTGTAATAAGTTTGAGCAGCACTGGCTTGGAGAAAGAAACAGGCACCTTTGCTGAGTGGTGGGGAACGCAGGGACAGTGCGAGTCCCAAGAGCTCAGAGTCCTCCCACTTGGCACAAACAGGAGGGAGCGAAATCCCAGCATCAGGGCACCAGCAGCGACTGAGTCTCCTTTGCTAGATGGGCTCCAGCCGGCAAAGGGTACAGGGAGGGGATCGGTGCTATTTGAACGATTTAGCCAGCCTCTGCTAtactggggcagccagagggcctGTGGGGTTTTGCAACTGCTAGCCTCTGTAATATGAAGGGGCACTACTACTACTGCACTACATCTCCCAGCATGCCAAGCCACTGAGTGCCCTggaagcattgcatgctgggatctgtagtcCCAGGCACATCACAGGTGTTGGGGGCACAATTAGGAGCAGCCCAACTGTTGagttggccagtgcagcccccatTCAGGCAGCACTGGGTTTGCCCCACACTAGAAAAGGACTGTGGGAGCTGGTCCCCAGCAATGAAGCCAAGTGACTGTAACATCCTGGAATGCGTCTTGGGTTGCCTGACCCCGCTGGCCACTGTGTGACGAGAATGAGGCTTACTGTGATGTGTGACTGACAGCTGGGCAGGAGGAGCCATGTGCCAGTGCATGCCATTGAGGACCCAGCCCATGAGCGGGTCCAGGGCCATGCCCACACAGGTTTGGGCACTAGTGACTTGGAGCGGTTGGACGGGTAAGTCTCACGTCTCTCCCCACCCTTGTGTTTCCCAGGTGAGCACCTACCTGCATGTGAAGGAGAAAGGGGGGGATCGAGACGCCACCTGCAGGAGCTCGACCATGCCACGGCTAGCCAAGCGAGCGCCCACCATAGCACATGTTTCCCTGGTCCCAAGCCCCGGGCCTGAGGCCGCCTTCCACACCCTGCCTAAGATCAGCTCCAGCTCCCTCCTCAGCAGCCTGAAGAGAAAGGGTCAGGCAAAGGCAGAGGATGCTCAGCTGCTCACATTGCAGGGCATCATGGGAGCAGGTCCCAGCAGGCTACAGCCTTTGCTTGAGGAGAAGCACAATCCCAGCAACACTTGGCCTCCCAAGTGCAGCAGCGGGAAGaagttggcagggagacctccgAACCCCAGGCTTGGGCAGCTGCTGGACCTTGTGAAGAACCCGCTGGGGACGGCCATTGAGGCAGAATGTGGCATTGTCAGCGCGGCATCTAGTGGCCCCAAAGCTGAATTCCTGAGCCAAGCCTGGGGGCCCAGTAGTTCCCAGCTGGCGGTGGCGAAGAGTGCTTGCCGGCACCTTTCCCTGGGGTCCGTATTGAGCTTGGAGCTGCCCAAGGACCTTGGTCTCCTTGGTAATGTCCAGGACGCCATTAAAGTAGCACAGAAGGAGGTgccaggaggggaggaggtgaggcAGGATGGTGGGGCGATTCCATGGGACACCGGTGAGGCAGAGAGGGAGGCGAATGGGGCCAGCCTGCGGAAGGAGACACTGAACCAGGCGCTGGCCACATGCCAAAGGCCCAGAGGGCCAAGGGATGCTTTCAGGAAGGCTCCTAAGAGCGAGGGAGGCACCTGGTTCGAAGAGGTGAGTTTCAGCCCGAGCTACCGCAGGCCAAAGGCGCAGGGCATTGGTGCCACCCCCTGTGGGGAGGAGCAGTGGACTCCCAGGAGCCAGGGCAGTGGCAGTGATGATTTCCTGGACTTCAGACTGAACCGGCTCTCCCGCATCAGCGTGCTGCATGAGCAGATTGGGCGCGAGTGGGACAAGCTGGCAGCCACACTGGGCACGTCCGGCAGCGCAAAGGCCGAGAAGCCAGCAGGCTGCAAACCCAGACTCGAAGAAGCATCTAAGGTGGAGCTCAGGCCTCCTCCCACCAAGCACATGAGTGGTGCCGGAAGGGACCCCAGCACAGCCAAACCAGAGCATCCCGCAGTGAATGGCAAGCTAAAGGAAGATCCCCCAGAGCATCGGCTAGACTCTGCCCCCTTCCAGGAGGTCTTGGAGGAAAGCCTGATGGCACGCTCTGGAAGGTGTGCAAAGCTACCGACCCTGCTGTCTGTGTCTGAATGCCAGCTCGGTGCCCAGCCACGTGGCCTGATGTCGGCAGGGTTAGACCACCAGGGCCTGGCTCCAGATGGAAGGGCGGCCGGATCAGGGCTGTCCAAAGGGACAAAGCTCCCAAGCTCAGCCGAGATTTGCCACCCTGACCACGAGCTgtttgaagaggaggaggaggagctccaggccaTCTGGAGGAACGTGGAGGGACGCAACAAGCAGAGCCCCTGTGCGGACACTGATGCCCACCCCATGTTGGGGAACAAGGTAGACAAGGCACAGAGCCCAGAGGTTTCCCGTGGGAGACTGATCTTAACATCAGCGAATAATGTGCTGGTAGCCAAGTTCACCCTTCCCAACTCCACCCAGCTCCTTCAGAGCCCAGACGGGGAAAGAGAAACCAGTGATGGACACGGTAGTGAGGGCAGCCCACGCGGGTTCTGGGCATCCTTCCCCTGTCAAGACGAGCCCTGTGGGGTAAAGGAGGCTGCATCCATGGGATCAGTGGAGGGCAGCTGCCCACAGAACCAGCAGAAGCATCAGGAAGAGGACAGAGACGTTGGCAAGGTTAGTGGGCTCTGTGTACTGTTTCTTAGGGGCTGGGGGAGACCTGCCAGAAGCTGTACTGTCCCCTTTGCACACTCTCAGGCACTGCAGTGATCGGTCCGGATAACTAGATATTCCCTGCTTTATAACAGGCCTCTGAGCCACGGTTCCCCTGGCTAACCTGCTCCTGCACTGGCCACAAAGGGTCACTCATGAGCAGCACATGGGGCTTAGCTGGCTGTCCGAACACCATCTCCAACCTGTGCCAAGGCTCAAACCCAAACCTCACCCACAGCAATCAGCAGGGTCAAACCCAAGCGTTTCAGCACCAAAATCACCTCCTCCTGCCACTTGAGTTGAAGCAGTAATTCTGctagctgggagtcaggagcagGCTAAGATAGGTGCAGAGACTGGCCGCTAGAGGGAGATGTGATCCCATGCTCtaacccagtggctctcaacctttccagactactggacccctttttaggagtctgatttgttttgcgtacccccaagtttcatctcacttaaaaactacttgcttacagaatcagacataaaaatacaaaagtgccgCAGCACATGATTACTTAAAcatggcttactttctcatttttaccgtatCATCataaaataaatcgattggaatataaatattgtatttatatttcagtgtatagtatatggaacagtataaacaagtcattgtatgaaattttagtttgtactgacttcgctgatgctttttatgtagcctgttgtaaaactaggcaaataactAGAtgagtacccctggttgagaaccactgctctaaacagaagatcacagatggattgGGCATGTGCAATGCACGTCTGCTCTGCACATGTGCTTACTGCAGGCGTGTGCACAGTGTGAGGATATGGCGAGGCAGATACTTGCTGGAACCTACTGCCTTTGAGCCTGTATGCAAGGGCGCAGTCTTGCCCTGTAATGACTCGATGCACCAGAAGGATGAAAGGTCTGTGAGTGCCAGCCATGGGAGTTCTCCTGTAGCAAGTGAACGAGGACTGTGTTTTGGAACTGAAgggctgggttctagtcctggtgATTTCTGAAGCAAGGTGGATTTATAACCCTGTCAGGACAGATTATGTATGCACGGGGCTTACTGCGAATCCAGGCCAATGTGAGGAAGATGGTCTCTGTGCTGTGGTTCCCTGCTCTGCAATTCACTGCTGTCTTCTGGTCCCAGAGGCCATGG
The genomic region above belongs to Caretta caretta isolate rCarCar2 chromosome 3, rCarCar1.hap1, whole genome shotgun sequence and contains:
- the LOC125633778 gene encoding uncharacterized protein LOC125633778 isoform X2, with translation MSGSTARKIQPFTISTKLSLPKCTVDFPGDSCPDTMAGLDNHAMRQNLNECVPLYLARAQSSPLPAGGGFQSTSPTEEGITDEDQLNRNSLARSIKKITLSNWHGEPGPGKEGVPGVPVQTSYERNHNNNNSRPGKAQFKVFLRKEVDVEEEKQEARSLHAGDFCSPVDKGPPFHMVSGCHAAAPWKESVKNKEPSGVAGLKTGIRSSAGKANLPNQSPLIVQFNREIMQAESWVRGKLRDLKDGYNIQDWERVAQTLQRDMKDFENTLIKLNQMGEQLMSRPSPSGETVRRQLLALKEQWQLLKQTAGNQSKALGGLRNLQEFNRRAERLEAWIRQKEEKPGLTALLQESMDKIQLTRRILDLKQEEQQFQGLHEEMNSLAQKLEKPGKSESRSISARRKHLNKMWLRLQGTLKEQHETLQLALEAAAFLQQADTLLRAIHAKWRNLCGVGKQGDPEPGRDRDVRDIASQVMMLDVTVSQLISLHPSLAARVLHKHRDVKESWAQLQQVLRNEKSPLLALVSSLPMRETDALSPEHTEGGSGGVAGREAGDKRRRVPLRMVQKDFAGNVTEHVRGEEGSPSSPGEQATPGCHSNSNRRRKPPGQSDAVRGQPQQEAKLQDFCQAANVAVSWLRENVGLSIRLSQVEDAESLEAAQSQQAALQQEILGNSSSVEALRLEGQTLLCGSHGGRPQVEGILQELEGLWEELQRRHRENGAALREIDKVLRLVGELDGAEHWLQGVVGSLSEPATMRSPEELRRDLQEISCLENQVLLWGIKLQALREEMGREPSAEHVMAGKIQSKVEMMEEKLGCVRAALQRRAEDLRDSLVLSEFLQNVQQEEVLSQGNSTLPGTSRLGSQEPVHLPLAQAGQQLSREDMSSPLGELQEAVEMLNNVVKERERVMEAAAETESLERLLARVFPRMEAIRCRAEALARDIAQVESGFVTVKSELDLQGLQGLQSQQQEMEFNMSEVLEGDVEELEKAVIHLEKLCPARMHDMGPEIQGTLQAWEELQKLVLENKGHVQQAGRLQQFFGDYLAMISWTEDTRAQIFSESVSAHGLPETQWEELERKIEGKFKEFEELASTGQTLVSEEHYLSETIKERLEELQSMLGWVLVRWRAQKHHWDSGNKSAGKKGQDGPVDSVLSVSPSCQDPCAQAAVPGADGILGPNTSKGPQPTLCSLTPPQLQRQEREVASPSAPSIPDALRGLEQSWEDPGDSTPLEVETTKETLVLDPSESPVLLVPQPGPSSLGGTVNLILSIGKKGEKKLQLAGAMPGEESLHRVSTYLHVKEKGGDRDATCRSSTMPRLAKRAPTIAHVSLVPSPGPEAAFHTLPKISSSSLLSSLKRKGQAKAEDAQLLTLQGIMGAGPSRLQPLLEEKHNPSNTWPPKCSSGKKLAGRPPNPRLGQLLDLVKNPLGTAIEAECGIVSAASSGPKAEFLSQAWGPSSSQLAVAKSACRHLSLGSVLSLELPKDLGLLGNVQDAIKVAQKEVPGGEEVRQDGGAIPWDTGEAEREANGASLRKETLNQALATCQRPRGPRDAFRKAPKSEGGTWFEEVSFSPSYRRPKAQGIGATPCGEEQWTPRSQGSGSDDFLDFRLNRLSRISVLHEQIGREWDKLAATLGTSGSAKAEKPAGCKPRLEEASKVELRPPPTKHMSGAGRDPSTAKPEHPAVNGKLKEDPPEHRLDSAPFQEVLEESLMARSGRCAKLPTLLSVSECQLGAQPRGLMSAGLDHQGLAPDGRAAGSGLSKGTKLPSSAEICHPDHELFEEEEEELQAIWRNVEGRNKQSPCADTDAHPMLGNKVDKAQSPEVSRGRLILTSANNVLVAKFTLPNSTQLLQSPDGERETSDGHGSEGSPRGFWASFPCQDEPCGVKEAASMGSVEGSCPQNQQKHQEEDRDVGKTPPSKMEFQMMEGTLERKHVLQTGGRKATCRTWNLFHAVLMRQTLCFYQDRKDTLKSSVVALPLNLSGAQCIRETEYTKKTNCFRLQLRDGSEYLLKAPSQPLMNQWVSKLQQNSGFPEVDYFQAVTQPAEGTSSAMGPSKISGPGSSSSSHLLGHHQPVTAKNQEITLLPRSSARLQLPYGTQEDPLDSAASQAGDNHRAVSHTTGQRQWLPAGSPKSQDNSYQEEEDALVTHKRRSHSFTSATYQKITPVSVPKEPLEAGNSYSITLYIGEQAVAMPRARCHSFVARPGSPREGALSRHKNKSVFKKFFGKKE